Sequence from the Mycobacterium florentinum genome:
ACTCCCCCGAGGCCTACGAACGGTTGATCCTGGACGTGCTGCTGGGTGAGCCGTCGCTGTTCCCGGTGAACGAGGAGGTCGAATTGGCTTGGCAGATACTCGATCCCGTCCTCGCTCATTGGGCAGCGGACGGAAAACCCGACCCGTACGAGTCGGGCACCTGGGGCCCAGCCTCGGCCGATGAGATGCTGCACCGGACCGACCGCGAATGGCGGCGGCCGTAATGATCGTTGATCTGCTCGACACCACCACCACCGCGGTCAACAAGAAGCTGGATGCGCTGCGCGAGGAGGCCGGCGTGGTCATGATGGGCCGCGTCGGTACGCTGATCATCAAGTCGGACAACGACACTCTGCTCGAAGAGGCCATCGAGGCGGCCAACGCCGCCAGCCACGAACACCCGAGCCGGGTCCTGGTCGTGGCGGCCGGCGATACCGACGGTCGCGATGCCCGCCTGGACGCCCAGGTTCGAGTCGGTGGCGACGCCGGCGCCGGAGAGGTCGTGGTGCTCAGGCTGTCCGGCCCGTTGTCGGGTCACTCGGCCAGCGTCGTCATTCCCTTCCTGCTTCCCGACATCCCGGTCGTGGTGTGGTGGCCCGATGTCGCCCCAGCGGTTCCCGCTCAGGATCCATTGGGCAAGTTAGCGATTCGGCGCATCACCGATGCGACCAACACCGACGACCCGCTGTCGGTGATCAAGAGCAGGCTTCCCGGATATACCGCCGGGGACACCGATCTGGCCTGGGCGCGGATCACCTACTGGCGGGCCTTGCTCACCTCCGCGGTCGACCAGAAGCCGCACGAGAAGATCGAATCGGCGCTGGTTTCCGGTCTGCGCACCGAGCCCTCGCTCGACGTACTGGCGGGCTGGTTGGCCAGCCGGATCGACGGGCCGGTGCGCCGGGAGGTCGGCGAACTCAAGGTCGAGTTGGTGCGCAAGAGCGAAACGATCACCCTGAGCAGGCCGCAAGAGGGAACGACGGCCACCCTGAGCCGGACCGGCCGACCGGATGCACTTGTTCCGTTGGCGCGCAGGGAAACCCGTGAATGCCTGGCCGAAGACATGCGTCGCTTGGACCCCGACGAGGTCTACTTCAGCGCGCTCGAAGGAATCGATAAGGTGCAATACGCGTGAGCACAACCGTTGAAGTCTTCCCGGACAGTGCAACCCTGGTCGAGGCCGCGGGCCGCCGGCTGGTCGAGACCATCCGGGCCGCCGTGGCGGCGCGCGGGCGCGCCCAGATCGTGCTGACCGGCGGCGGCAACGGGATCGGCCTGCTGAAGTATCTGCGGGCCCAGGCCGACCAGGTCGACTGGTCGAAGGTTCATCTCTTCTGGGGCGACGAACGCTATGTCCCGTTAGCCGACGGCGAGCGCAACGAGAAGCAGGCCCGCGAGGCCCTGCTCGATCACATCGACATCCCCTCGAGCAACGTGCACCCGATGGCCGCCAGCGACGGCGAATTCGGTACCGACCTCGCCGCCGCGGCACTGGCCTACGAACAACTGCTGGCGGCCAACGCCGAACCCGGCGAGCAGGTACCGAATTTCGACGTCCACCTGCTCGGCATGGGCCCCGAGGGCCACATCAACTCGCTGTTCCCCGACACCGCGGCGGTGCGCGAGACCGCCCGCATGGTGGTGTCGGTCGACGACTCCCCCAAGCCGCCGCCGCAGCGGATCACCCTGACGATCCCGGCGATCCGGCGATCCCGGGAGGTGTGGCTGATGGTCTCCGGCAGCGCCAAGGGCGATGCGGCCGCCGCCGCCATCGGCGGCGCCCAGCCGGTCGACATACCGGCCGCGGGTGCGGTCGGGCTCGAGACGACGCTCTGGCTGCTCGACGAGGACGCCGCCGCCAAACTGCCCGCCCGGCCCGGGCAGCCGGACTAGGGCCCGGCCCGCTCCGCCTTCCGGTCGGCATAGCCGGCCGCATAATCACCCAATCGCCGCGTGACCGCGCACCCGCAGCCCCGGGTCAGCCGGCCCCGCCGGCCGCCGTCACAGTGTGGTCTGCTCACATCCAATTCGATGCATAGACGTTTTCCCCGGTTCCATCGCGGTCATAATTACCGTCATGGCAGACAGAACGGTGCGCAACGGGCCTGAGCGAAACCGGATCAAAACGCTCACTCAGGCGGCTCTGAACGCCGACAAGACGGTCGAGCAGGTCGAGGACGTCCTCGACAACCTCGGCAAGACCATGAACGAGCTGAGCAGCTCCCTGACCCGGTTGAACGGCACGGTCGAGCGCTTGGAGGGCGGCCTGGACCACCTGGAGGGAACCCTGGAAAGCCTCGACGAGCTCGCCAAACGACTCATCGCGGTGGTCGAGCCGGTGGAGTCGATCGTCAAGCGCATCGACTACATCGTGAGTGTGGGCGAGACGGTCATATCACCGCTGTCGATGACCGAGCACGCGGTACGCGGTGTGGTGGACCGGCTGCGGATCCGTCCGGCGCGGTAGATGGTGACCGGCGCCGACCCGGTGCCCGCACCGCCCTACGCCGACGGCACCGGTCTGCCGTGGGACGTCCCCGTCACCGACGCCGTCGCGGCGATCGCCGCCGCCCGCGCCCGACACGGCGACACGTTCGCCGTACACAGCGGCGACGATCGCTATCTGTTCACGTTCTCGCCCACCGGCGTCGAGTCGTTCTACGCGCTGCCCGAGGAGACCGCGAGCAAGGGCGTCGCCGACTACCTGATGCTGCGGCGCAAGCTGCCCGACGACATCTTTGCCGGCCGGCGCACCCTGCCGAACATGCTGTTTCGCCGCGGCGACGTGGCCAATTATCTGATCAACCTGGACCGGGCGCTCGAACAGACCGCGCTCGAGCTGGGCTCGGCGGGGTCGGTCGATGTGTTCGACCTGATGCGACGGCTCGGCCACCGGATGGGGCTGGCGTCGTGGGCCGGTCCCGGGTCGACCGACGGCGACACCTTCGAACGTCTGGTGCGCGCGTTCGACACCCTGGACGGCTCCGACGCGTTTGTCCACCCCGATCGGATGGCCGCGGTGGCGGCATCGGACAAGCGCGCCGAGCGGGCCGCGCTCGACGAGATCGCCGACGCCATCGGCGACGCGGTGCGCGGATTCGACGACGGCGACACCCGCGACCATGACCTCTTCGGCCGGATCGTGGCCGCCTGGTCGACGGAGGCGCAGCCGTCCCGGCTGCACGGGATCGCGTTCGACGTCGCGCTGATCCACATCGCATCCATGTCGAACCTGGCCGCCGCGTTGGGCTGGGCATTGGTCGACCTGCTCGAGCACCCGACCCAGCAGCAGCGAGTTCGTTTGGGCGACAATGCCTTTACCCAGAGTTGTGCGCTGGAGTCGACGCGCATCGCGCAACGCTCGATCATGTCGCGCAGCGTGCTGGCGCCGGTCTCGCTGGACACCGGCGCGATCACCTATCAGGTACCGCCGGGCTGGACCATAGCCACCCTGCTGCCGCTGCTCAACACCTCGGCGGCGCCGGGGCTGGCGCACTGGGATCCCGATCGATGGACCCGCCACCACCTGACCGAAAAGGACGCACTACCGTCGCCGATGCTGGTGACGGCGTTCGGACACGGCAGACATTCGTGCCCGGCCCAGCCGTTCTCGCTGTCGGCCATGACGGCGGCCCTGACTCACCTCGTGCGTGAGTACGAGATGACGCCACGGTGGACGTCGCATCCGCAACCCGTCGGAGCGCAGATCGGCGGTGTGGCGCGGGCGGCCGGGCCGTGTCCGGTCGACTACGTCAGCCGCTGTTCCTGAGCGCGCTGGCCAGCCCGTTCATCGTCAGCAGAATCCCCCGCTGCACCAGTTCGTCGTCGTCGCCCGAGCGGTAGCGCCGCAGCAACTCCACCTGAAGATGATTCAGCGGCTCCAGGTAGGGGAAGCGGTTGAACACCGAACGCGCCAGCGCCGCGTTGTCGGCCAGCAGGTCATCCTGACCGGTGATCAGCTTGTGCATCGCGATCGTGCGCTGGTGCTCGTCGGCGATCTTGTCGAACACCCTGTGCCGCAACGATTCATCGGCGACCAATTCCGCGTACCGCGCCGCCAGGCCCAGGTCACTCTTGGCCAGCACCTGCGCCATGTTGGACAGCACGCCGCGGAAGAACGGCCACCGCCGGTACAGTTCGCGCAGGACCGCGACCCGCTCCTGTTCGTCGCCGGCGGCGATCCACTGCTCGAATGCCGACCCGGTGCCGTACCACCCGGGCAGCATGACCCGCGACTGGCTCCAGGCCAGCACCCACGGGATGGCGCGCAGGTCGGCGATCGACTCGGTGGGCTTGCGCGACGCCGGACGGCTGCCGATGTTCAGCGACCCGATCTCGCTGACCGGCGTGGAGGCCTTGAAGTACTCGACGAAACCCGGTGTCTCGTGCACTAATTCGGAGTATGCGTCGCGTGCCAGCGACGCGATCTCTTCGAGCACCGCGTAGGCCGGCTCGGCCGCGTCGCCCAGGCCCTCCATGTCCAGCAGCGTCGACTCCAGCGTGGCCGCCACCAGGCTTTCCAGATTCCGTTGCGCCAGCAGCGGTTCGGCGTACTTGGCCGCGATCACCTCGCCCTGCTCGGTCAGGCGCAGCGAGCCGTTCACGGCGCCGGGCGGCTGCGCGAGGATCGCCTGATAGCTGGGGCCGCCGCCGCGGCCGACGGTACCGCCGCGGCCATGGAAGAGCCGCAACCGAATTCCGGTCTTGCGGGCCACCTCGGCCAGCGCCAGCTCGGCCCGGTAGACCGCCCAGTTGGCGGTCAGATAGCCGCCGTCCTTGTTGGAATCGGAGTAGCCGAGCATCACCTCCTGGCTGTCGCCGCGGGCGGCCACCACCGCTCGATAGATCGGGAGCTCTAGCATCGCGTGCAGAATCGAGGCCCCGTTGTGCAGATCGTCGATCGTCTCGAACAGCGGGGAAATGCCGACCGGACAATAGGGTTCGGGCCCGGAGACGTCCAGCAGTCCGGTTTCCTTGAGCAGCAGCGCGGCCTCGAGGACGTCCGAGACGGACTGGCACATCGAGATGACGTAGTTGGGCACCGCCGCCGGACCGTAGCGCTTGACGGCGTGCGCGGCCGCCTCGACCACGCTCAATTCCTTATGGGCCAGCTCCGATAACCGGGCGCGGTCGCTGAGCAGCGGGCGCCGGGTGGTCAGCTCGTCGGCCAAGAGTTCGACGCGCTGGTCTTCGGGCAGCGAACGATAGTCGGGATGCACCCCGGCCCAGGCCAGCAGCTCGCCGACCACTTCCTCGTGCACGTCGGAGTTTTGCCGCATGTCCAGGCCGCTGAGGTGAAATCCGAAGACGTGCACGCCTTCTCGTAACAACCCCAGCCGATCCTCGGCCAGCAGCGCGCTGCCGTGGGTGCGCAACGAGACGTCGACGATGTCGAGATCGGCCCGCAGTTCGTCCGGCGTGGCATACGGTTCCAAGCCCAGGTCGAGCAGCTGCTGCGGTTCGTCGTCGAGGATCTGGGCGGCCGTCGCGCTGAGCCGGCCGCGAATCACCCGCACCGCCCGCCGGTACGGCTCGTCGGCCCTGGCCTGTTCCGGGCAGCTGCGCTCCAGCTCCGCCAACTCGGTTGTGACACTGATCAATCGCGCCGACATCGAGAGCTCCTGCTCGAGATCGGTGAGCTCGGACAGGTAATGCGCCAGCGCGGTGAACGCGGCGCTGCTGGTGGCCCGCCGCACCACCGCGGCGGTCACGTTCGGGTTGCCGTCGCGGTCGCCGCCGATCCACGAGCCCGGCTGCAGGATCGGCGCGCAAAGCAACTCGGCATTGGGCCAGCGAGCGCGCAGCGCGTCGCGGACCTCGGCGTTGACCTGCGGGATCACCTCGAACAGCGCGGCCTGGTAGTACCGCAGGCCGACGTCGATTTCGTCGGTGATCTGCAGCCGGTGCAGCCGGATCAGCGCGGTCTGCCACAGCGTGAGCACCTGACGGCGCAGTTCGCGCTCGATGCTGCGGCCGTCGCTGGTCTCCCGGTGGCCCTCGGCGTGCAATCGCATCAGTTCGGTGATCCGGTGCTGGGCGACGAACACGGTGCGCCGGCGGGTCTCGGTGGGGTGGGCGGTGATTACCGGGGAAACCAGCGCGCCCTTGAGTGCCGCGGCCACGGTGGCCGAATCCAGTTCCGCGGAATCCAGTTTCGCGTAGGTGGCGGCCAGGCTGCTGTCTTGCGGGGGTTCCCCGGCGTCGACGTGGACATGGCGCCGGCGCTCGCGGTGGATGTCTTCGGCGACGTTGGCCAGCAGCGCGAAATGGCTGAACGCCCGGATGATGGGGATCGCCAGATGAATGTCGATGCCGTCGAACATGTGTGAGATCTCGGCCCGATCGATCTCCGAGCGACGCACCCGAAAGGATTCCACGCGGGCGCGTTCGACCAAGTCGAATACCTCGTCACCGCTCTGTTCGCGCACGGTGTCGCCGAGGATGGTGCCGAGCATCCTGATGTCGGCGCGCATCGGCTCGGTCGCCTCGCGACCGAGCCGGGTCCGCTGCACGGCACCGATCGGCGCCAGCGCGGCTTCGGAAACGTGCTCGGAGACCTCAACCATGCGTTCCAGTATCGGTGCGGATCGGGTAGTGCGCCCGCCGAGCGGCCGACGGGTGAGTGCTACTTGAGCAACGTCACTTGTATTTGATCTGCAGCGCCATGCCGATGATGCACACCAGCCAGATGCCGACCACGAACACCGTCAGCCGGTCCAGGTTCTTTTCCACCACCGTGGACCCGGACAGGCTGGACTGCACACCACCACCGAACAGCGTGGACAGGCCGCCTCCCTTGGCGCGGTGCAGCAGCACCAGCAGCACCACCAGGATGCTGGTGACCACCAGGGTGATCTGTAGGCCCAAAACCATGTGCGACAGCTTACCGGCTATCGCTCGAGCGGCCGTAACCGGCGCTCGCAGCGCTCAGGGCAGCGGACCACCGGCGGCGATGGCCGCCAGGGTGGCGAATTGCTCCCCGTCCAGCGACGCTCCCCCGACCAGCCCGCCGTCGACGTCGTTCTGCGCGACGATCTCGCCGACATTCTTCGCGTTCACCGAGCCCCCGTAGAGCACCCGCACGGTGTCCGCGATCTTGGGTGACGCCAGCTCGGCCAGCTGCCGGCGGATCGCCCCGCAGACCTCCTGGGCATCCCCGGAGCTGGCCACCCGCCCGGTGCCGATCGCCCAGACCGGCTCGTAGGCGATGACCACCTGGCCGATCTGGTCGGCCGAGAGCCCGGCCAGTGACTCGCGCACCTGCTTCTCGCAGTGGCTGACATGCTCGCCGGCCTCGCGGATATCGAGGTGTTCGCCGACGCACACGATCGGCGTCAGGCCGTTCTTGAGCGCGGCGGCGGCCTTCGCGGCCACCAGCGCGTCGTCCTCGTTGTGGTAGGTGCGCCGTTCCGAGTGGCCGACGACGACGTAGCTGCAGCCCAGCTTGGCCAGGAAGGTGCCGCTGATGTCGCCGGTGTAGGCGCCGGACTCGTGCGGGGACAGGTCCTGGGCGCCGTAGGTCAACCGCAGCTTGTCGCCGTCGACCAGGGTCTGCACGCTGCGCAGGTTGGTGAACGGCGGCAGCACCGTGACGTCGACCTTGTCGAAGTACTTGTCCGGCAACGCGAATGCGATCTTCTGCACCAGCGCGATGGCCTCGAAGTGATTGAGGTTCATCTTCCAGTTGCCGGCGATCAGTGGCTTACGGCTCACGAGTCCCCTCCGCTCGGCTGGGCACTACCCAACACTTCGATGCCGGGCAGCTGCTTGCCCTCCAGATATTCCAGCGATGCGCCACCGCCGGTTGAGATGTGCGAGAAGTCACCCTCGGGGATCCCGAGCGCACGCACGGCGGCCGCGGAATCACCACCGCCCACCACGCTGAAGGCGCCCTTCGCGGTCGCCGCGACGATCGCCTCGGCGACACCGCGCGTGCCGGCCGCATAGGCCGGGAACTCGAAGACGCCCATCGGGCCGTTCCAGAACACCGTCGCGGCGTTGGACAGCAACGCGGCGAACCGCTTGACCGAACCCGGGCCGATGTCCAGACCCATCAGGTCGTCCGGAATCGCGTTGGCGGCCACGAACTGTGGTGGCGAGTCGGCGCCGAACTTCTCGGTCACCACGATGTCGCCGGGCAGTCGCAACACGTCGACGTAGGTGTCCAGCAGGTTGCGGCAGGTCTGGACCATGTCCCCTTCGAGCAGCGACTTACCGACTGAATAACCCTGTGCGGCAAGGAAAGTGAAGCACATTCCGCCACCGATCACGATGCTGTCGGCCTTGGTCGCCAGCGACTCGATGACGCCGAGCTTGTCGGACACCTTCGACCCGCCGAGCACCACCGCGTAGGGACGCTTGGTCGAGCTGCACAGCCGCTCGAGCACCTCGATCTCGTCGGCCACCAGCGTGCCGGCGTAGTGCGGCAGCAGCGTGGCGATGTCGTACACCGAGGCCTGCTTGCGGTGCACCACACCGAAGCCGTCGGAGACGAAAGCGCCTCCCGGCCAAACCAATTCGGCCAGTTTCTTGGCCAGCGCCAACCGCTCGCCGTCGTCCTTGCTGGTCTCTCGCGGGTCGAAGCGGATGTTCTCCAGCAACAGGATGTCGCCGTCGGTCAGACCCTCGGCGCGGGCCAGCGCGTCGGTCCCGACGACATCACCGGCCAGCTGCACGTGCCGGCCCAATTGCTCACCCAGCGCCGCGGCGACCGGCGCCAGCGACAGCTTCGGGTCGGGGCCGTCCTTGGGGCGACCCAGGTGCGCGGTCACCACCACCTTGGCGCCGCCATCCAGCAACGCCTTCAGCGTCGGGACCGACGCCGTGATCCGGCCCTGGTCGGTGATCTCGCCGGCGTCGTTGAGCGGGACGTTGAGATCGGAGCGCACCAGCACGGCGCGACCCGAAACACCCTCGGACAGCAGATCTTCGAGGTTTGGGACGCCCACGGTTAGAGCGACTTGCCGACCAGCGAGACCAGGTCAACGAGCCGGTTGGAGTAGCCCCACTCGTTGTCGTACCACGAGACCACCTTGGCCTGGTTGTCGATCACCTTGGTCAGGCCGGAGTCGAAGATCGAGCTGTGCGGGTCGGTGACGATGTCACTCGACACGATCGGCGCGTCGTAGTACTTCAGGATGCCCTTCATCGGCCCCTCGGCCGCGGCCTTCATCGCGGCGTTGATCTCGTCGGCGGTGGCCGACTTCTTCAGCTCCGCGGTCAGGTCGGTGACCGAGCCGGTGGGGATCGGCACCCGCAGCGCGTACCCGTCGAGCTTGCCCTTCAGCTCGGGCAGCACCAGGCCGATGGCCTTGGCCGCGCCGGTGGAGGTCGGCACGATGTTCAGGCCGGCGGCGCGGGCGCGGCGCAGGTCCTTGTGCGGCCCGTCCTGCAGGTTCTGGTCCTGGGTGTAGGCGTGGATGGTGGTCATCAGGCCCTTGACGATGCCGAACTCGTCGTTGATGACCTTGGCCAGCGGACCGAGGCAGTTCGTGGTGCACGACGCGTTGGAGATGATGTTCTGGCTGCCGTCGTATTTGTCGTCGTTGACGCCCAGCACGATGGTGATGTCCTCGTCGCTGGCGGGCGCGGAGATGATCACCTTCTTGGCGCCGGCGTCCAGGTGGCCCTGCGCCTTGGCGCGGGCGGTGAAGATGCCCGTGGATTCGACGACGACGTCGACGCCCAAATCACCCCACGGCAGCGCGGCCGGGCCCTCGCGAACCGCCAGCGCCTTGATCTTCGCCGGGCCCACCACGATGGTGTCCTCGCCTTCGAGGCTGACGTCGTGCGCCAACCGGCCCAGGATGGAGTCGAATTTCAGCAGGTGCGCCAGGGTGCTGTTGTCGGTGATGTCGTTGACCGCCACCACTTCGATGTCAGCGCCGCCCTGCTCCTGCTGGGCCAACAACGCACGGTAGAAATTGCGTCCGATTCGACCGAAGCCGTTGATGCCTACTCGGACTGTCACTTGTGTCTCCCTCGTCTTCAAGTCTGGTGTCGAACCCCTGGCCGTCAGCCTAGATCAGTAGTCGCAACGGTTGCTGGGCCGGTAACAGTCCCGAAACCTCGAGAGCCAAACGCCGAGCTAGATGACACCTGCCGAGTCAGGCGGTGCGATTGCGGTAGGTCGTTGCGGCCCTAGTGGACCACGAGCCGCGGCGCCGGCGCGGCGTCAGATGTGGGCTGAGCCACAAATCGGCGCTGCAGATTTTCGATCAGGCCGTCCAGTGCCGTGCTCTCCTGCTCCTCGGCGCGTGCGGCGCGCCGGAAAACGCACGCGCTTTCGGCGTCGCCGCGGGCTTCGGCGACGGCAATCGCGTTGTAGTAGCTGTCGATCCGTTGGTCGATCAAACGGCGGTTCTGAGTGAGCAGACGCAGAAAGTAGTCGGCCTGGCGCTGATCCGCCGTGTCGGACACAACGGTGGCGCGGTCGAGAGCACCGGCAGGACGGCTCGCGGTCACCGCCGAGCCCGATTGATGGACATGTGCCGAGCCGGGACGGACTGCGGCGCCGCGAGGCTGACGTCCGCGGCGGTCACGGGCACCACTCGAAATGTGGGCTGTGACCGAGCGCGCATCACGCTCGTCAGACAAACCAGCGAAGTCCATCTTTTCTTCTCTCAACTGGCAGTTCAGTGTTTTGCGCGGTAACCATAACCCCCCGAATCCGGCCAGCGCCATACGCTTCGGCGACGAAGCGTAGGTCGCTTTTGCTAGCACGCGACAAATGGCAGGTCAGCCGCTCGGAGGCGGTGACTACTTCGGGGTCTGAGAGGCGGTGGCTACTAAGCACATTCTTGGGCCATGTGCAGCAGCGTCGGAGCCATCCACCGACAGGCCTCCAGCGCGATCTGTACTCGGAACATCGCGTCGGGGTCGCCGAAAGCCTGCCCGCACAGGTGCATGGCCCGCGCGACGGCCTCCTGAATGATGTTGGGAGGCAACTGTATTGCGTAGGCCGTCGCCACATGATTGCGACTTCGGGACAGATACTCACACAACGTCTCGCGCAACCACCCGGTGCGTTCTCGGCCCTGATCTCCTCGAAGACCGCGGCGATGAAGTCATCGCGGATGCGGTCCATCTCGCGGGCGATCACCGACATGGGATCCGCAACGACCTCGACCGTGCCGGCCACCTTCCCTCCCGTTGTCCCCGCCCATCACAGTGCGCGCGATCGCGAGAAGGCAAGAGAGTTTGCCTGTTAGCCCTCCACTAGAAAGCCCTAGCTACCATCTAGGGACTCAACGCGCGAACTCTCGAGCGACGCCAAAGGGGGCATTCGGTGAGCGAAGCGAGCGATACCGGCAGTGACGATCCCGAGCTCGGCAAATTCGACCCCGGTCTGACCCAGCGCCTGATGGGGGTGCTGCGCCCGGTATTGAAGAGGTACTTCCGCTCCGAGGTGCACGGACTGGAGACCTTCCCGCCCGGCGGCGCACTGGTGGTCGGCAACCACTCCGGCGGCATGTTACCGATGGACGTCCCGATCTTCACCGTCGACTTCTACGAGAAGTTCGGCTACGACCGCCCGGTCTACACGCTGAGCCACGACATCTTGTTCATGGGCGTCACCGGCGGGCTGTTCCGGCGGCTCGGCTATATCCGGGCCAACCGCGAGAACGCGGCCAGCGCCCTGCGATCCGGTGGCGTGGTGGTGGTGTTTCCCGGCGGTGATTACGACGCGTACCGACCGACGATGTCGGAGAACGTCATCGACTTCAACGGCCGCAAGGGCTATGTCCGCACCGCGATCGAAGCCGGCGTGCCGATCGTTCCCGCGGTGTCCATCGGCGGCCAGCAGACGCAGCTCTATCTGACCCGCGGCACCTGGCTGGCCGAGCGGCTGGGCATCAAGCGCCTGCTGCGCAGCTCGATCCTGCCGGTGTCGTTCGGCTTCCCGTTCGGGTTGAGCGCGGTCGTCCCACCGAATGTGCCGCTACCTACCAAGATCGTCACGCAGGTGCTCGAACCCATCGACATCGCCGCGCAGTTCGGCGAGGACCCCGACATCGACGAGGTCGACGAGCACGTGCGCTCGGTGATGCAAGAAGCCCTCAAAGACCTCGCCGCCAAGCGTCGCTTCCCGATTCTGGGCTGAGCCATGGCCTCTCCCCTGGACCAGGCTCGCGGCGTCTTGGGCGTAGTGGCCACGCTGCGACGCGCCGGAATGATCGCGCCGATGCGGCCCGACCGCTACCTGAAGATGGCCGCGGCGATGCGCCGCGAGGGCATGGGCATGACGGTCGGTTTCGCCGGCGCCGCGCAGCGCTGCCCGGACCGCCCCGCCGTGATCGACGAACTCGGCACGCTGACCTGGCGGCAGCTCGACGAGCGGATCAACGCGCTGGCGGCCGCGCTGCAAGCCCTGCCGGGCGGCCGGCCACGGGTCATCGGAATCATGTGCCGCAACCACCGCGGCTTCATCGAGGCGTTGGTGGCCGCCAACCGGATCGGTTCCGACGTTGTGCTGTTGAACACGTCGTTCGCCGGGCCGGCGATGGCCGAGGTGGTCAACCGCGAAGGCGTCGACGCCGCCATCTACGACGAGGAGTTCACCGACACGGTGGACCGGGCGCTGGCCGACAAGCCGGCCGCCACCCGCATCGTGGCGTGGACCGACGGACCGCACGAGCTCACGGTAGGGAAGCTCATCGCCGGCCACCTCGGCGAGCGGCCGGAGCGCACCGGCCGCAAGGGCAAGATGATCCTGCTGACCTCCGGGACCACCGGAAGTCCCAAGGGCGCCAAGCAGTCTGGCGGCGGTGCCGGGATCGGCACGCTCAAGGCGATCCTGGACCGCACGCCGTGGCGCGCCGAGGAGACGATCGTGATAGTGGCGCCGATGTTCCACGCGTGGGGTTTCTCACAGTTGATCTTCGCGGCGTCGATGGCGTGCACGATCGTCACCCGGCGCAAGTTCGACCCGGAGGCCACCCTGGAGCTCGTCGACCGCCACCGGGCGACCGGCCTGGCCGTGGTCCCGGTGATGTTCGACCGCATCATGGAACTGCCCGACGACGTCCGCAACCGCTACACCGGCCGGTCGCTTCGCTTCGCCGCGGCGTCGGGTTCGCGGATGCGACCCGACGTGGTCATCTCGTTCATGGATCAGTTCGGCGACGTGATCTACAACAACTACAACGCGACCGAGGCGGGCATGATCGCGACGGCCACCCCGGCGGATCTGCGCGCCGCGCCCGACACCGCGGGCAAGCCGGCCGGCGGGACCGAGATCCGGATCCTGGACCCGGAATTCAACGAGGTGCCCACCGGCGAGGTCGGCACCATCTACGTGCGCAACGACACCCAATTCGACGGCTACACCTCCGGCAAGACGAAGGATTTCCACGCCGGGTTCATGTCGTCGGGTGACGTCGGCTATGTCGACGAGGCCGGACGGCTGTTCGTCGTCGGCCGCGACGACGAGATGATCGTGTCCGGCGGCGAGAACATCTACCCGATCGAGGTGGAGAAAACGCTTGCCGCACACCCGGAAGTGGCCGAAGCCGTGGTGATCGGCGTGGACGACGAACAGTACGGCCAGCGGCTGGCTGCGTTCGTGGTGCTCGGGCCCGGCTCGGCGGCCACGCCCGAGACGCTCAAACAACACGTTCGCGATAACCTCGCCAATTATAAAGTGCCACGTGAGATTTCGGTTCTCGACGAGCTGCCCCGCGGCAGCACCGGCAAGATCCTGCGCGCCGAACTGCAAGCACGGGTGAACGGCTGATGCGCCGGCTCAAGCCCCGGCCGCTGGCCCGCGCGGCGCTGGAATTGGCCAACGCCGCCAACGGATTACGACCGCTGGCCCGCAAGGGCTATACCACCGTGCTGGTGTTCTGGT
This genomic interval carries:
- the gap gene encoding type I glyceraldehyde-3-phosphate dehydrogenase, producing the protein MTVRVGINGFGRIGRNFYRALLAQQEQGGADIEVVAVNDITDNSTLAHLLKFDSILGRLAHDVSLEGEDTIVVGPAKIKALAVREGPAALPWGDLGVDVVVESTGIFTARAKAQGHLDAGAKKVIISAPASDEDITIVLGVNDDKYDGSQNIISNASCTTNCLGPLAKVINDEFGIVKGLMTTIHAYTQDQNLQDGPHKDLRRARAAGLNIVPTSTGAAKAIGLVLPELKGKLDGYALRVPIPTGSVTDLTAELKKSATADEINAAMKAAAEGPMKGILKYYDAPIVSSDIVTDPHSSIFDSGLTKVIDNQAKVVSWYDNEWGYSNRLVDLVSLVGKSL
- a CDS encoding helix-turn-helix domain-containing protein; its protein translation is MRETLCEYLSRSRNHVATAYAIQLPPNIIQEAVARAMHLCGQAFGDPDAMFRVQIALEACRWMAPTLLHMAQECA
- the secG gene encoding preprotein translocase subunit SecG, with translation MVLGLQITLVVTSILVVLLVLLHRAKGGGLSTLFGGGVQSSLSGSTVVEKNLDRLTVFVVGIWLVCIIGMALQIKYK
- a CDS encoding phosphoglycerate kinase; this translates as MGVPNLEDLLSEGVSGRAVLVRSDLNVPLNDAGEITDQGRITASVPTLKALLDGGAKVVVTAHLGRPKDGPDPKLSLAPVAAALGEQLGRHVQLAGDVVGTDALARAEGLTDGDILLLENIRFDPRETSKDDGERLALAKKLAELVWPGGAFVSDGFGVVHRKQASVYDIATLLPHYAGTLVADEIEVLERLCSSTKRPYAVVLGGSKVSDKLGVIESLATKADSIVIGGGMCFTFLAAQGYSVGKSLLEGDMVQTCRNLLDTYVDVLRLPGDIVVTEKFGADSPPQFVAANAIPDDLMGLDIGPGSVKRFAALLSNAATVFWNGPMGVFEFPAYAAGTRGVAEAIVAATAKGAFSVVGGGDSAAAVRALGIPEGDFSHISTGGGASLEYLEGKQLPGIEVLGSAQPSGGDS
- the tpiA gene encoding triose-phosphate isomerase, coding for MSRKPLIAGNWKMNLNHFEAIALVQKIAFALPDKYFDKVDVTVLPPFTNLRSVQTLVDGDKLRLTYGAQDLSPHESGAYTGDISGTFLAKLGCSYVVVGHSERRTYHNEDDALVAAKAAAALKNGLTPIVCVGEHLDIREAGEHVSHCEKQVRESLAGLSADQIGQVVIAYEPVWAIGTGRVASSGDAQEVCGAIRRQLAELASPKIADTVRVLYGGSVNAKNVGEIVAQNDVDGGLVGGASLDGEQFATLAAIAAGGPLP
- a CDS encoding lysophospholipid acyltransferase family protein; its protein translation is MGVLRPVLKRYFRSEVHGLETFPPGGALVVGNHSGGMLPMDVPIFTVDFYEKFGYDRPVYTLSHDILFMGVTGGLFRRLGYIRANRENAASALRSGGVVVVFPGGDYDAYRPTMSENVIDFNGRKGYVRTAIEAGVPIVPAVSIGGQQTQLYLTRGTWLAERLGIKRLLRSSILPVSFGFPFGLSAVVPPNVPLPTKIVTQVLEPIDIAAQFGEDPDIDEVDEHVRSVMQEALKDLAAKRRFPILG